In the genome of Solibacillus silvestris, one region contains:
- the rpsN gene encoding 30S ribosomal protein S14 (located in the peptidyl transferase center and involved in assembly of 30S ribosome subunit; similar to what is observed with proteins L31 and L33, some proteins in this family contain CXXC motifs that are involved in zinc binding; if two copies are present in a genome, then the duplicated copy appears to have lost the zinc-binding motif and is instead regulated by zinc; the proteins in this group appear to contain the zinc-binding motif), producing MAKKSMIVKQQRTQKFKVQEYTRCERCGRPHSVYRKFKLCRICFRELAYKGQIPGVKKASW from the coding sequence GTGGCAAAAAAATCAATGATCGTTAAACAACAACGCACGCAAAAATTTAAAGTTCAAGAATATACACGTTGTGAACGCTGTGGCCGTCCACACTCTGTATACCGCAAATTTAAACTTTGCCGTATTTGTTTCCGTGAACTTGCATATAAGGGACAAATTCCTGGCGTTAAAAAAGCCAGCTGGTAA
- a CDS encoding 30S ribosomal protein S19 → MGRSLKKGPFVDDHLMKKVEAQEASEKKQVIKTWSRRSTIFPNFIGLTIAVYDGRKHVPVYVTEDMVGHKLGEFAPTRTYKGHGADDKKTRR, encoded by the coding sequence ATGGGTCGCAGCTTAAAGAAAGGACCTTTTGTTGATGACCACCTAATGAAAAAGGTGGAAGCACAAGAGGCTTCTGAGAAAAAACAGGTTATCAAAACTTGGTCTCGCCGTTCTACTATCTTCCCAAACTTCATCGGTTTAACAATCGCTGTATATGATGGACGTAAACACGTTCCTGTATACGTAACTGAAGATATGGTAGGTCATAAACTTGGTGAGTTCGCACCAACTCGTACTTATAAAGGTCACGGTGCAGATGACAAGAAAACAAGACGCTAA
- a CDS encoding sodium:proton antiporter produces MNAVLIAVGVMLILSLLRINVVLSLTVGAIIGGLAGGLNITETIKAFVDGLGGGATIALSYALLGGFALAISRTGIPEVLVKAILKIVQNEGDTQKKGAAKALIFLVLLAMAIMSQNLIPVHIAFIPLIVPPMIKIMNMLQIDRRLIACILTFGLVMPYMFIPAGFGLIYQGIIVDQMALAGLDVALGDVPKAMAIVALGMAVGLVGAFVAYRKPRQYENVELETTNDLNKEVNKLHIIFAAVALVTSIAVQVMTDSMIVGSIAGIIILYITGTLKVKEADAVLSDGMRMMAFVGFVMISANGFSAVINATGDVELLVSGAMDIFNGNVSIAVLIMLIVGLIVTMGIGSSFATIPIIAAIFVPIAMELGLSELAIICLIGTAGVLGDAGSPASDSTLGPTAGLNVDGQHNHIWDTCVPTFLFYNIPQIIFGWIAVVFFL; encoded by the coding sequence ATGAATGCTGTTTTAATAGCGGTAGGGGTTATGCTTATTTTAAGCCTACTACGTATAAATGTCGTTTTATCTCTGACGGTCGGGGCGATTATTGGTGGCCTTGCCGGCGGATTAAATATAACAGAAACAATCAAGGCCTTTGTCGACGGTCTTGGCGGGGGTGCAACAATTGCGCTAAGCTATGCACTGCTTGGTGGATTTGCACTTGCAATCTCACGTACCGGTATACCTGAAGTATTAGTGAAAGCAATTTTAAAAATTGTACAGAATGAAGGCGATACTCAAAAGAAAGGTGCTGCCAAAGCATTAATCTTCCTAGTGCTGCTGGCAATGGCGATCATGTCGCAAAACCTGATTCCGGTGCATATTGCATTTATTCCTTTAATCGTACCGCCGATGATTAAAATTATGAACATGCTGCAAATAGACCGCCGTTTAATCGCATGTATTCTAACATTCGGGTTAGTAATGCCGTATATGTTCATTCCTGCAGGGTTTGGTTTGATCTATCAGGGGATTATAGTCGACCAAATGGCCTTAGCGGGGTTAGACGTTGCTTTGGGAGATGTTCCAAAGGCGATGGCTATAGTAGCGTTAGGGATGGCTGTAGGGCTTGTAGGTGCCTTCGTTGCCTATCGTAAACCAAGACAATACGAAAACGTTGAACTGGAAACAACGAATGACTTAAATAAAGAAGTAAATAAACTGCACATCATATTCGCTGCAGTAGCACTAGTTACTTCTATAGCAGTACAAGTAATGACGGATTCAATGATTGTCGGATCAATTGCCGGTATTATAATTTTGTATATAACAGGGACGCTAAAAGTAAAAGAAGCAGATGCAGTCCTATCGGATGGAATGCGGATGATGGCGTTTGTCGGTTTCGTTATGATTTCAGCAAACGGGTTCTCTGCTGTCATTAATGCGACAGGAGATGTTGAGTTATTAGTATCCGGTGCAATGGATATTTTTAACGGGAATGTAAGTATTGCAGTTTTAATTATGTTAATTGTCGGTTTAATTGTCACAATGGGAATTGGTTCTTCATTTGCAACAATTCCAATCATTGCAGCAATCTTTGTTCCAATTGCAATGGAACTGGGACTAAGCGAATTAGCGATCATCTGTTTAATCGGAACAGCGGGTGTACTTGGTGATGCTGGCTCACCGGCATCCGATTCTACATTAGGACCGACAGCAGGATTAAATGTCGATGGACAGCACAACCATATTTGGGATACTTGTGTACCGACATTTCTCTTCTATAATATTCCACAGATTATTTTCGGCTGGATTGCAGTCGTTTTCTTCCTATAA
- a CDS encoding 30S ribosomal protein S3: MGQKVHPIGLRVGVIRDWESKWFAEKDYANLLHEDIKVRKYIETKLKDASVSKVEIERAANRVNITIHTAKPGMVIGKGGTEVENLRKHLTEVTGKRVHINIIEIKRADLDAKLVAENIARQLENRVSFRRAQKQSIQRTMRAGAKGIKTQVSGRLGGADIARAEHYSEGTVPLHTLRADIDYAHAEADTTYGKLGVKVWIYRGEVLPTKKNSVEGGK; this comes from the coding sequence GTGGGTCAAAAAGTACATCCAATAGGACTACGTGTTGGTGTTATTCGTGACTGGGAGTCAAAGTGGTTCGCTGAGAAAGACTACGCTAACTTATTACACGAAGACATCAAAGTACGTAAATATATCGAAACTAAACTTAAAGATGCATCTGTATCTAAAGTAGAAATCGAACGCGCTGCAAATCGCGTAAACATCACTATTCACACTGCGAAACCAGGTATGGTTATCGGTAAAGGTGGTACGGAAGTTGAAAACTTACGTAAACACTTAACTGAAGTAACTGGTAAACGTGTGCATATCAACATTATTGAAATCAAACGTGCAGATCTTGACGCTAAATTAGTAGCTGAAAACATCGCTCGTCAACTTGAGAACCGCGTATCATTCCGTCGTGCTCAAAAACAATCAATCCAACGCACAATGCGCGCTGGTGCAAAAGGTATTAAAACACAAGTATCTGGTCGTTTAGGTGGCGCTGATATCGCGCGTGCTGAACACTATAGTGAAGGAACTGTTCCGCTTCATACATTACGTGCTGACATTGATTACGCACATGCTGAAGCTGATACTACTTACGGTAAACTAGGCGTTAAAGTTTGGATCTACCGTGGTGAAGTCCTTCCTACTAAAAAGAACTCTGTGGAAGGAGGCAAATAA
- a CDS encoding 50S ribosomal protein L4, whose product MTKVSVLSQTGASVGEIELNDAIFGIEPNEAVLFDAVVAQRASLRQGNHKVKNRSAVAGGGRKPWRQKGTGRARQGSIRSPQWRGGGVVFGPTPRSYSYKLPKKVRRLAIKSALSAKVLEQNLVVLDALSFDAPKTKDFKSVLAALEISKKALFVTAEVNENAILSARNIPGVTVLTAEGINVLDLLGHDKVVFTQDAVKKVEEVLG is encoded by the coding sequence ATGACAAAGGTTTCAGTACTTAGTCAAACAGGTGCTTCAGTTGGTGAAATCGAATTAAACGATGCGATTTTCGGAATCGAGCCAAACGAAGCTGTATTATTCGACGCTGTAGTTGCACAACGTGCTTCTTTACGTCAAGGTAATCACAAAGTTAAAAACCGTTCTGCAGTTGCTGGTGGTGGTCGTAAGCCATGGCGTCAAAAAGGAACTGGTCGTGCTCGTCAAGGTTCGATCCGCTCTCCACAATGGCGTGGCGGTGGTGTTGTATTCGGTCCTACTCCACGTAGCTACTCTTACAAACTACCTAAGAAAGTTCGTCGCTTAGCGATTAAGTCTGCTTTATCTGCAAAAGTATTAGAGCAAAACTTAGTAGTACTTGATGCATTATCATTTGATGCACCAAAAACAAAAGATTTCAAATCAGTATTAGCTGCTTTAGAAATCAGCAAAAAAGCATTATTCGTAACTGCTGAAGTTAACGAAAACGCTATTTTATCTGCTCGTAACATCCCTGGTGTTACAGTGTTAACAGCTGAAGGAATCAACGTATTAGATCTATTAGGTCACGATAAAGTTGTATTCACTCAAGATGCTGTAAAAAAAGTTGAGGAGGTGCTTGGATAA
- a CDS encoding 50S ribosomal protein L23 gives MEARDILKRPVITERSSEIMAEKKYTFEVDTRANKTQVKDAVEEIFGVKVEKVNVMNYKGKFKRVGKFGGYTNKRRKAIVKLTADSKEIELFEI, from the coding sequence ATGGAAGCACGTGATATCTTAAAACGTCCGGTCATTACTGAGCGTTCTTCAGAAATTATGGCAGAGAAAAAGTATACTTTCGAAGTAGACACTCGCGCTAACAAAACTCAAGTTAAAGACGCTGTTGAAGAAATCTTCGGTGTTAAAGTTGAGAAAGTAAACGTAATGAACTACAAAGGTAAGTTCAAACGCGTTGGTAAATTCGGTGGATACACTAACAAACGTCGTAAAGCGATTGTTAAATTAACTGCTGATTCAAAAGAAATCGAGTTATTCGAAATCTAA
- a CDS encoding 30S ribosomal protein S17 — protein MTERNQRKVYTGRVVSDKMDKTISVLVETHKKHKLYGKRVKYSKKFKAHDELNTANIGDIVRIMETRPLSATKRFRLVEVVEKAVII, from the coding sequence ATGACTGAGCGTAACCAACGCAAAGTTTACACGGGCCGTGTTGTTTCAGACAAAATGGATAAGACAATTTCTGTATTAGTTGAAACTCATAAAAAGCACAAGCTTTATGGCAAGCGTGTAAAATACTCGAAAAAGTTTAAAGCTCATGATGAGCTAAACACTGCGAATATCGGTGATATCGTACGTATCATGGAAACTCGCCCGCTATCAGCTACTAAACGCTTCCGTTTAGTTGAAGTTGTAGAAAAAGCGGTTATTATTTAA
- a CDS encoding 50S ribosomal protein L5 translates to MSRLKEKYSNEVSPALMSKFEYKSVMQVPKVEKIVINMGVGDAVQNSKALDVAVEELTIITGQKPVVTKAKKSIAGFRLREGQAIGAKVTLRGERMYEFLDKLISIALPRVRDFRGVSKKAFDGRGNYTLGVKEQLIFPEIDYDKVSKVRGMDIVIVTTANSDEEARELLTQFGMPFQK, encoded by the coding sequence ATGAGCCGCCTAAAAGAAAAGTATTCAAATGAAGTTTCACCTGCTCTAATGAGCAAGTTCGAATATAAATCAGTAATGCAAGTTCCAAAAGTGGAGAAAATCGTAATCAACATGGGTGTTGGTGACGCTGTTCAAAACTCAAAAGCTCTTGATGTAGCTGTAGAAGAATTAACAATAATTACTGGACAAAAACCAGTAGTAACTAAAGCGAAAAAATCTATCGCAGGTTTCCGTTTACGTGAAGGTCAAGCGATCGGTGCTAAAGTTACATTACGCGGTGAGCGTATGTATGAATTCCTGGATAAATTAATCTCTATCGCACTTCCACGTGTACGTGACTTCCGTGGTGTTTCTAAAAAAGCATTCGATGGTCGCGGTAACTATACATTAGGTGTTAAAGAGCAATTGATTTTCCCAGAAATCGATTACGATAAAGTTTCAAAAGTACGCGGTATGGACATCGTGATCGTAACTACTGCGAATTCTGACGAAGAAGCTCGCGAGTTATTAACACAGTTCGGTATGCCGTTCCAAAAGTAA
- a CDS encoding 50S ribosomal protein L24: protein MHVKKGDKVKVITGKDKGKEGVILAAFPKQDRVLVEGVNIVKKHVKPNQLNPQGGIVSQEAAIHISNVMLIDPKSGEPTRVGIEIKDGKKVRVAKKSGVVID from the coding sequence ATGCATGTTAAAAAGGGCGACAAAGTAAAAGTAATTACTGGTAAAGACAAAGGTAAAGAAGGCGTAATCTTAGCTGCTTTCCCTAAACAAGACCGTGTTCTTGTTGAAGGTGTAAACATCGTTAAGAAACACGTTAAACCTAACCAACTTAACCCACAAGGTGGAATTGTATCTCAAGAAGCTGCAATCCACATTTCGAACGTAATGCTAATCGATCCTAAATCTGGCGAGCCGACTCGTGTAGGTATTGAGATCAAGGATGGCAAAAAAGTTCGTGTTGCAAAAAAATCAGGTGTAGTAATCGACTAA
- a CDS encoding 50S ribosomal protein L3, with product MTKGILGRKIGMTQVFAENGDLIPVTVIEATPNVVLQKKSVETDGYEAIQLGFEDKRVKLSNKPEQGHVAKANTAPKRFIREFRNLEAATYEVGQEVKVEIFAEGDVIDVTGVTKGKGFQGVIKRHGQSRGPMSHGSRYHRRPGSMGPVAPNRVFKQKKLPGQMGGTVVTIQNLEIVKVDVERNLLLVKGNVPGSKKALVTVKTAIKSK from the coding sequence ATGACTAAAGGAATCTTAGGTAGAAAAATTGGTATGACTCAAGTTTTCGCTGAAAACGGAGATCTTATCCCAGTAACAGTAATCGAAGCTACTCCAAACGTAGTTTTACAAAAGAAATCTGTTGAAACTGATGGCTACGAAGCGATCCAATTAGGTTTTGAAGATAAGCGCGTTAAGCTTTCAAACAAACCTGAACAAGGTCACGTAGCAAAAGCAAATACTGCTCCTAAGCGCTTCATCCGTGAGTTCCGCAACTTAGAAGCTGCGACTTACGAAGTTGGTCAAGAAGTCAAGGTTGAAATTTTCGCTGAAGGCGATGTAATCGATGTAACAGGTGTAACAAAAGGTAAAGGTTTCCAAGGTGTTATTAAACGTCATGGTCAATCTCGCGGCCCTATGTCTCACGGTTCTCGTTACCACCGTCGTCCTGGTTCAATGGGTCCAGTTGCTCCGAACCGCGTATTCAAACAAAAGAAATTACCTGGTCAAATGGGTGGCACAGTTGTTACTATTCAAAACCTTGAAATCGTTAAGGTTGATGTAGAGCGCAACTTACTACTTGTTAAAGGTAATGTTCCTGGTTCTAAAAAAGCATTAGTAACAGTTAAAACTGCTATTAAATCAAAATAA
- a CDS encoding 50S ribosomal protein L29 yields the protein MKANEIRDLATNEIELKVKSLKEELFNLRFQLATGQLENTARIREVRKAIARMKTVIREREISANN from the coding sequence ATGAAAGCTAATGAAATCCGTGACCTTGCCACTAATGAAATTGAATTAAAAGTAAAATCACTGAAAGAAGAGCTTTTCAACCTTCGCTTCCAATTGGCGACTGGTCAATTAGAAAACACAGCTCGCATCCGTGAAGTTCGCAAAGCGATTGCACGTATGAAAACTGTGATTCGTGAAAGAGAAATCAGTGCAAATAACTGA
- a CDS encoding 50S ribosomal protein L22, whose protein sequence is MTQAKAIARTVRIAPRKVRLVVDLIRGKQIGEAVAILRHTPKAASPVVEKVLKSAVANAEHNYELDVNNLVVSEIFVDEGPTLKRFRPRAQGRASAINKRTSHITIVVSEKKEV, encoded by the coding sequence ATGACACAAGCTAAAGCTATCGCTCGTACAGTTCGTATCGCTCCTCGTAAAGTTCGTCTAGTAGTAGACTTAATCCGAGGCAAGCAAATTGGTGAAGCAGTTGCAATTTTACGTCATACTCCAAAAGCGGCGTCTCCAGTCGTTGAGAAAGTATTAAAATCTGCAGTTGCTAACGCTGAACATAACTATGAGTTAGATGTTAATAACTTAGTTGTATCTGAAATCTTTGTTGATGAAGGTCCAACATTAAAACGTTTCCGTCCACGTGCACAAGGTCGTGCGTCGGCAATCAACAAACGTACTAGCCACATTACAATCGTGGTATCTGAGAAGAAGGAGGTTTAA
- a CDS encoding 30S ribosomal protein S10, translating into MAKQKIRIRLKAYDHRILDQSAEKIVETAKRSGAGVSGPIPLPTERSVYTILRAVHKYKDSREQFEMRTHKRLIDIVNPTPQTVDALMKLDLPSGVDIEIKL; encoded by the coding sequence ATGGCAAAACAAAAAATTCGTATTCGTTTAAAAGCATATGATCACCGTATCCTTGATCAATCTGCTGAGAAAATTGTTGAAACTGCGAAACGTTCAGGTGCTGGAGTATCGGGTCCGATCCCACTACCAACTGAAAGATCTGTATACACGATCTTACGTGCGGTTCATAAGTACAAAGATTCTCGTGAGCAATTTGAAATGCGCACACATAAACGTCTTATCGACATCGTTAACCCGACACCACAAACTGTTGATGCGTTAATGAAGCTTGATTTACCATCTGGCGTTGATATCGAAATCAAACTTTAA
- a CDS encoding 50S ribosomal protein L14, translated as MIQQESRMKVADNSGAREVLTIKVLGGSGRKTANIGDIVVCTVKKATPGGVVKKGDVVKAVIVRTKSGARRKDGTYIKFDENACVIIKDDKSPRGTRIFGPVARELRDGNFMKIVSLAPEVL; from the coding sequence GTGATTCAACAAGAAAGTCGTATGAAAGTTGCTGACAACTCAGGTGCACGTGAAGTTTTAACGATTAAAGTACTTGGTGGTTCTGGTCGTAAAACTGCAAACATCGGAGATATCGTTGTTTGTACAGTTAAGAAAGCAACACCAGGTGGCGTTGTCAAGAAAGGTGACGTTGTTAAGGCTGTTATCGTTCGCACAAAATCAGGTGCTCGTCGTAAAGACGGTACTTACATTAAATTTGATGAGAATGCTTGCGTAATTATCAAAGATGATAAATCACCACGCGGAACTCGTATTTTCGGACCAGTTGCACGTGAATTACGTGATGGCAACTTCATGAAAATCGTTTCTTTAGCTCCAGAAGTTCTTTAA
- a CDS encoding 30S ribosomal protein S8, giving the protein MTMTDPIADMLTRIRNANMVRHEKLEVPASNVKKEIAEILKREGFVRDVEYVEDNKQGIIRIFLKYGKENERVITGLKRISKPGLRVYAKTNEVPKVLNGLGIALVSTSNGLLTDKEARAKQVGGEILAYIW; this is encoded by the coding sequence ATGACAATGACTGATCCGATTGCAGATATGCTTACACGCATTCGTAATGCGAACATGGTACGTCACGAGAAGTTAGAAGTTCCTGCTTCTAACGTTAAGAAAGAGATCGCTGAAATTTTAAAGCGTGAAGGTTTCGTACGTGATGTAGAATATGTAGAAGACAACAAGCAAGGTATCATCCGTATTTTCTTAAAATATGGTAAAGAGAACGAGCGTGTTATCACTGGTCTTAAACGTATTTCTAAACCAGGTTTACGTGTATATGCTAAAACAAACGAAGTACCTAAAGTATTAAACGGTCTTGGTATCGCTTTAGTATCTACTTCAAACGGTTTATTAACTGACAAAGAAGCTCGCGCTAAACAAGTTGGCGGAGAAATCTTAGCATACATTTGGTAA
- the rplB gene encoding 50S ribosomal protein L2 (one of the primary rRNA-binding proteins; required for association of the 30S and 50S subunits to form the 70S ribosome, for tRNA binding and peptide bond formation) — protein MAIKKYKPTSNGRRNMTSSDFAEITTNKPEKSLLEPTKRKAGRNNQGKITVRHHGGGHKKQYRVIDFKRLKDGIPGRVATIEYDPNRSANIALINYADGEKRYILAPKGLEVGQTIYSGPEADIKVGNALPLANIPMGTTIHNIEMKPGKGGQLVRSAGTSAQVLGREGKYVIVRLQSGEVRLILATCRATIGQVGNEQHELINIGKAGRSRWLGKRPTVRGSVMNPNDHPHGGGEGRSPIGRKSPMTPWGKPALGYKTRSKKNKSSKFIIRGRKK, from the coding sequence ATGGCGATTAAAAAGTATAAGCCAACCTCAAATGGTCGTCGTAACATGACGTCTTCTGACTTTGCTGAAATCACTACTAATAAACCTGAAAAGTCTTTATTAGAACCGACTAAACGCAAAGCTGGTCGTAACAACCAGGGTAAAATTACTGTTCGTCATCACGGTGGCGGTCACAAGAAACAATACCGTGTTATCGATTTTAAACGTCTTAAAGACGGCATTCCAGGACGCGTTGCTACAATCGAGTACGATCCAAACCGTTCTGCGAACATCGCTTTAATTAACTATGCTGACGGTGAAAAACGTTACATCTTAGCTCCGAAAGGTCTTGAAGTAGGTCAAACTATTTATTCAGGTCCAGAAGCGGATATCAAAGTAGGTAACGCATTACCATTAGCAAACATTCCAATGGGTACTACAATCCATAACATCGAAATGAAACCTGGTAAAGGTGGACAATTAGTACGTTCTGCTGGTACTTCTGCGCAAGTATTAGGTCGTGAAGGCAAGTACGTAATCGTTCGCTTACAATCTGGTGAAGTACGTTTAATCCTTGCTACTTGCCGTGCAACAATCGGTCAAGTTGGTAACGAACAACACGAACTTATCAACATCGGTAAAGCAGGTCGTTCTCGTTGGTTAGGTAAACGCCCAACAGTACGTGGTTCTGTAATGAACCCTAACGATCACCCACACGGTGGTGGTGAAGGACGTTCTCCAATCGGACGTAAATCTCCAATGACACCATGGGGCAAACCAGCTCTTGGTTACAAAACTCGTAGCAAGAAAAATAAATCATCTAAATTTATTATTCGTGGACGTAAAAAATAA
- a CDS encoding 50S ribosomal protein L16: MLLPKRVKYRREHRGNMRGEAKGGKEVSFGEFGLQATTASWITNRQIESARIAMTRYMKRGGKVWIKIFPHKPYTKKPLEVRMGSGKGSPEGWVAVVKPGKVMFEIAGVSEEVAREALRLASHKLPVKCKIVKRQETGGESNES, from the coding sequence ATGTTATTACCTAAACGCGTAAAATATCGTCGTGAACACCGTGGTAACATGCGTGGAGAAGCGAAGGGCGGTAAAGAAGTATCTTTTGGTGAGTTTGGCTTACAAGCTACAACAGCATCTTGGATTACAAACCGTCAAATCGAATCTGCTCGTATCGCAATGACTCGTTACATGAAACGTGGCGGTAAAGTTTGGATCAAAATCTTCCCACATAAGCCTTACACGAAAAAGCCTCTAGAAGTCCGAATGGGTTCTGGTAAAGGTTCTCCTGAAGGTTGGGTAGCAGTAGTAAAACCAGGAAAAGTAATGTTCGAAATTGCTGGTGTATCTGAAGAGGTGGCACGTGAAGCACTTCGTTTAGCATCACATAAACTTCCTGTTAAATGTAAAATTGTAAAACGTCAAGAAACTGGTGGTGAATCTAATGAAAGCTAA